ACAGCGCAAATCACACAAAACAAACTAAGAGCGGAGCTTAGTCAAACAAATTTACAGATCATAAAAGAATGTGCGAAAAAATGTGCCGAAACCATAAGCGCACATGAAATTTATAAAATTTTAAAAGAACGGATAAAGATCTCAAAAGACAGCGTTTATGCCGGACTTATCGAGCTTGAAAATAACGGCTTTATAAAATTTTTGAGCAAATTTAACGAGCCAAATGCGGCAAAAAAGCTATTTTTTAACGATTTTTCCGTAAGAAATGCTCTAAATTTAAAAAAAGACTTTAATGCAAATTTCTCAAATATTGTCTTTTGTGAGCTTTCAAAATTTAAAGATGAAATTTTTTATACGAATGAGTTTGATTTTTTCCTTACTAGAAGGAAACTCGCTATAATATGCGTTCCATTTACGGATAGCGAAATAGTGTTTTTAAAATTTAAAAAACTTCATGCGACGCTAAAACGCATGAATATAACTAGACTGCAAGTTATCAGCGTAGCAAACGCCGGTGAAATAACCATAGAGGGTATAAAATGCGAAATTTTGCCGTTTTCACGCTGGGCTTTGGGTATATAAGGAGAATTTATGAGAGCGATTTTTATGGTTTTGTTGTGTGTTTGCACACTATTTTCTTATGAGATAAGACATGAAAACGAGGGTAAAATTTACAAATTTACAGGTGATGCAAATGGAGAAAAGTTTGAATTTTACATAACAAATCTTAGCGCCGAATTTGAGAATTTTAACTCCAAAGATGCTCTAAAAATTCCTCCAAAAATGCAAGGTCATCTATTTTTTAAGGGCTCTAAATTTGAATTTAGCAAAGGCGAGATAGTATATGATAACGGCAAAATACTCCAAATAAACGCACTTTCAGAGTGGCTAAATTTAAGCATAAAAAGAGAGCAAGGTGATAAATTTGAAGGCAAGCTAGCCATAAAAGGCAAGGCGATGAAAGCTACGGCAAAGAAAGTTTTTACATATGAAACCTTGGTGCTAGCGTCACAAACCATAAATTCAAATAAAACAAGAACGGAGGTTTTATCAAGTGATTATTTTGGTTCTAAATTTAAACAAAAATACAAAAACACACTCTCATCAAGGCTCGACGAACTAAGATCACAAAACAAAAACGCAATATCTTCTGTAAATTTAGAGTATCAAAACGACAAAATCAGAAGCTCGGTCACGCTAAAAAACGATAGTAAATTTTGCTCTACCGTGAAGATAAAAGATCAAAAAAAGCTAAAGCTAAAGGATGTTTTTAAAAGTAATGATCAGAATTTAACAAGTGAAAATTTCATGATTTCTCCACTTGGAATCTCATTTTGTGATGAAGAAAAAACTATATCCATAGAAGAGATAAAACCCTATCTTAAAGAAAATTTCGGACTTTTAGATGAATAAAATTTGTGGGATTGACGAAGCGGGACGGGGAGCGCTTGCAGGATGTATGGCGGTTGCCGCTTGCGTGCTAAAATGCGAGATAAAAGGACTAAATGATTCAAAACAACTAACCGAGAAAAAACGTGAAGAGTTATTTGAGCAAATCGTGGCAAATTCAAATTTCTTAATCACCTACTTTTCAAACAAACAGATCGACACTTTGGGTCTTAGTGAGTGTTTGCGCCGTGCTTTAAATTTATTTAAACTACATTTTAGCGAGTATGAAATTTTATACGACGGCAACGCAAACTACGGCACCGGCATAAAAACGATGATAAAAGCCGACGGTAAAATCTCAGAAGTAAGTGCAGCAAGTATCTTGGCAAAAGTTAGCAGGGATAGACTAATGAGAGCTTGGGATAAAATTTACCCCTCATACGGATACGCTCTACATAAAGGATATGGAACAAAAGCGCACATTAATGCGATACAAAATTTAGGAGAAAACGAACTTTTGCGAAAAAGTTTTACACTTAAAAAGGTCGAAAATTCGCTATTTGAAGATACCAGCCTTTATTGAAACAAAATTTTATAAGGTGCCTATTTAATTAAGCTCTTTAACCATAAAGTTATGCTAGCATATCAGATTAAAATTTAAGGAACACCTTGTTAAGAAATGTATCTTCAATGGGGAAATTTGCCTTTTCCTCGATAATCATCACCGCATTTGTCATTATGGCGATGCTTGAATGTTTTAACCTGGCTCATATTTATTCAAATTATCAAAATAATATATCAAATTTAAAAGAATTTTTTATACTACAAGAGAAAGAATCAATCCGCAAAGAGGTATATGAAACAACAAGTAAAATACAAAGCGACTACGACAGGCAGTATAAAAATTTTATAGACGCAATCAAACATAAAACCCTAAACGCGCTAAATGCAGCTAGAGAATTTCATAAAATTTCATCAAGCAGAGACGAATTTATAAAAAAAATGAGAGAGGATGTGACCAGCGAAGACGAAGGGTATTTTGTATATGACCTTAGTGCAACGCCTTTCATACAAAGCGAATTTCATTCGACAAAAAACGTCAGCACGGTCGTTTCAAATATCGTCTATAACCATATCGATATAACCACAACCACAAAAAAAGGACGTAACTTCATAAGCCACGCTATCGTCTATGAGCCGGCAGGCGTCGTCATAGGATATGCGAAAAATTTGGATGAATTTAATGAAAATTTCACAAATAAAACAAGAGACTACATCCGTTCGTTATCAAACGGAGATAGCTATATCTTCATCATCGATAGGAAAAACAACAAAATAGTTAGCGGCGACTCAGAAGAGATACAAGATAGTAGCTTTAGCTTATTTGACGAAAAACGCAGACAGGCCCTATACAAAATAGGCAGCGCTACAAGAGGCGGTAACGAGGCATTTATAGCCTACAAATGGCTAAAGCAGGACAAAACAATAACTGAAAAAATATCTTTCATCAAAGATATAAATTTACTAGACTGGTCGATCGGCACAGGGATATACCTGGACGATATGCATAACTACTTAGATAAACAAAAAAATATCTTTTATAGCGACTTTGGCTCAAAACTTATACTGTTTACCTTTTATCTTTTGGTCGTTGTTGCCGTGCTTTATATGCTAGCAGTTAGCGCAAAAAAGAGAGTAGTAACGTCATTTACCACTTTTGCAGACTTTTTTAACAACCAAACCGACTTAAAACGCCTTGAAACGGACAAGATAAAATTTCAAGAACTAAAAGACATAGCAAGCAATATCAATAAAATTTTAGATGAAAAAGATGAGTTGCTTGATACGAAAAACCAAATACAACTTGCCTTAAATAAATACAAAAATTCACTCGAGACATCAAATATCGTCTTTAAATTTAACGAGAAAAACCTCATAACATTTGCAAACAGCGCATTTTGTGACTTGATCGGTTACGCAAAAAATGAACTCATCGGCAAACCGATTAGAAGTATCTTTATAAAAGAGAGAAACAACAGCAAGATAAAAGAGGTAAACGAAGCCGTCTTAAGAAAGAGCGAGTGGGAAGGCGTCCTAAAAGCACAAAAGAAAAACGGCGAGATATGCCATATCAAAGCAAATGTAGTGCCGATAGAAACTACAGACGCAAAAAGCAAGCTTAACTTTTTATGCATCTGCCAAGATCTTACGACGTTCATGGAGCATCAAGAACTTATGCGAACTGAGCTACAAGACCCGCTAACAAAACTGCCTACAAGGCAAATGCTTATTAACAAACTATCAAAGCAGCAAGGTCAGTTGTTTGTAGCAAATTTTGATATATTAAAATTTAGACAGATAAACGAATACTACGGTCTTGACATAGGAGATATGGTTTTAAGTGAGGTCGCAAATATAGTTAGAAAACTAACAAAAGATAAAAATTTAGAGCTTTATAAACTAGAAAGTAACAACTTCGCCATAGTAGGAGATAAAAAGCACTGGAAAAACGATGACTTTTACAAATTCTGCGAAAAAGCCATAGAGTATTTTAAGACAAATTCCGTCATCGTAGAAAACAATAAATTTTATATCGATCTAGCCTTTGGTATATCTTCGGATATGCAGATCATGACATCAGCTATCGCAAAAGAACAAGCTAAAGATATGAACCAACAGATAGTAGTATTTGAAGATAAAAAGGACGAGCTAGCGCACAATGTCGTCCTAACTAGAGCCATACAAAAAGCCATAGAAGAAGACAAAATAGTGCTATATAAACAAGCAGTGATCGATAATAGCACAAATACTGTATCAAAATACGAATGTCTTGTTAGGATGGTAGACGACACAAATAACGTTGTTCTTCCGATAGACTTCCTTGCCGCTGCCAAAAAGTCAAATTTATACAAAGAGGTAACAAAGATCGTCATCGAAAAGGCATTTGCGTATTTTGCAAAAAATAACGAAAATTTCGGTATCAACCTAACGATAGATGACGTGATGGATGGTGAATGCCTATCGCAGATCAAAGATCAATTTAGAAAACATCCCGGCATAGGTGAGCGTTTAACTATAGAGCTTACAAAAAATCAAGAGATAAACGACTTTGATAAGATAAATTTATTTATCGACGAGGTTCGCAAATTTGGTTGTAAAGTCGCGATAGATAACTTCGGTACAGGATATACAAATTTCGAATATCTTCTAAAGATCAAAACAGACTTTATCAAGATCGATGGTTCTATCATAAAAAATATCGACCACGACGAGCACGCAAGAAAAATCGTCAAGCTAATGATAGAGCTTGCTAAAACACTTGGCATACAAACGGTTGCCAAATACGTGCACTCAAGCGATGTAAGCAAAATGGTAAATTCTATCGGTGTAGATGCCTCTCAAGGTTTTTACTTTGACATGCCAAAACCACTTGGAGCATAATGAAAGCGTTAATTTTCCCCATACTAGCTATTATTTCATCAGCACTTGCCTGTTTTATGCCTGAAATTTTTGTAGGCTACAAAGGTCACATTATCACTCTTTTAGTTATTATCATGCTTGGCATGGGTATGACACTCACGTTTAATGACTTTAGAGATATATTTTATAAAAAGTCTGCCCTAGGCATCGGTATAACCCTTCAGTTTGTCGTAATGCCTATTGTCGCACTTGGCGTCTCCATGATGTTTGGACTAGAAAACGAGCTTATGGTTGGGATGATGCTAGTTGGCACTAGCGCAGGAGGCACAGCCTCAAATGTTATAACCTATATCGCAAAAGGAGACCTAGCCCTATCCGTAAGCATGACACTTTGCTCTACTCTGCTCTCTATCGTTTTGATGCCGTTTTTAACCTGGCTTTATATCGGGCAAAAAGTTCCTGTTCCTGCCATAGATATGTTAATAGATCTTATTAAAATAACACTTGTTCCACTAACGATAGGAATTTGTTTAAACACATTTGCCCACAAATTTATACAAAAAATTCAAAAAGTAATGCCTACTATTTCAATGGGCGCGATCATACTCATCATCGCGATAATTGTTGCGGCAAATAATGCAAATATCCAAAAAGTAGGACTTTTAGTAGTTTTAGCGGTCATGATACATAACTGCTCTGGGCTTTTGTTTGGCTACTTTGGAGCAAAAATTTGTGGTTTTAGCGAAAAGATAGCACGAACGATCGCTATTGAAGTAGGTATGCAAAACTCAGGGCTTAGCGTAGCCCTTGCCATAAAATATTTTTCAGGACTTAGCGCATTGCCAGGAGCTATATTTAGCATATGGCATAATATCTCGGGCGCTCTACTGGCTAGCTTTTGGGCTAGCAAAACTAACCTAGCACAAAAGAGTAGCATTAAAGCTACCCTTTTGTAGTTTTACTTTTTGTCTTCTAGTTTGGCTAGGTGTCCTGCCAAAAACGAGCCAAATTCCTCTTGCGTGAGAACTCTTTTATCCCCAAGCAAAGCTTTACACTCTTTACCAAGCTCGCATAAAATTTTACGATTTACCTCGCTTTGTGATTTACCATTTTTAGCAAGTATGTTGTTTAACTCATAATCCTCTGAAAAATTTACCAACTCTGCGTCTTTTGCCATTTTAACTCCTTGTAAAGATATTTTAAAAGTATACGCCTTTTTGGTTAATGCATGGATAAATTTAAATCAAGTTACTCTCTGCCTGTTAGCAAAGACACAAAAAGACACTCGTCAAAGATATGCTCACTTATATTTGCATCAGAGTCCTTTTTATACTGGACTATGTATTGTTTATCGGCTTTTTTTATAGGAGCCACTAAAATTCCACCGCTTTTAAGCTGGTTAAAGAGGGTTTGAGGCACTTCGTCGGTTGCTGCAGAAAGAAGAATTCTATCATATGGAGCATAGCTTTTCCAGCCGTTATTACCGTCGTCATATCTTACATGAACATTTCTGATCTTTAGCGTTTCAAAACGTTTTTTTGCCTGCATGGCTAGTTTTTCGATACGCTCTACACTAAAGACGCGGTGAGCAAGGTTTGAAAGTATAGCAGCTTGATAACCGCTTCCACAGCCTATCTCAAGCACATTATCGATATTTTCACACTCAAGTGCGCTTGTCATCTTTGCCACGGTTAGCGGTGAGCTTATCCATTGATTACCTGCGATAGGTTGGGCATTAAGTGAATACGCATGTGCGCCAACAGGAGAAAATATCTCCCTTGGGGTGTTACAAATAGCCCTATAAAGCTTTGGTGTAAGCATTATCTCATCAGCTATATCATCGGCTAAATTTTTACATTTTATCTCTTCTAATGCGTTCAATTTTCTCTTCCTAACTTTTACATAATTTCTAAATTTTGTTTTATTTGAGTGATTAAATTTCTGTCAAATTTTGTGCTTTTTTGAATTCTCCATCCGGTAAAAAAACACCACTAAACTCAAGATCAAGCGAACTTGCAACTACGACATAGCAAATATTTACCATAGCTAATGCCTTGCAAAGTAACACAAAAGCTTCTTTCCTCTCTTTGCCCCACATAGCCGGGACTAAGATGATCTCAGCACTCTTAAGCCTTTGCCAAAGATCTATAAATCTAAGCTCAAAGCAGATCAAAACTCCGACCTTAATACCTTTAAATTCAAAAATTTTTACCTCGCTCTCATCGGCAGCACTAAATTTTTCATACTCCAATTTTGGACGAAAGAGTTTTGTTTTGGATTGAGCGTGAAAAACTTGCGTATCATTTAGGATAACAAATTCATTAAATATCCTTGCAGATACTTTTTCATGCTCTTTAGTGGTATCAGTCTTTTGTATGCTCTTTAGATGGGTAAAGGCTAAAAATTTATCTTCGCTTAAAGCGTCTTGCAACTCCTCCATCAAGATAGAGTCAAAGCTACCTAACATCTGTGGTAGCATGGCGCTATTTGCTCCTGCAAAAAATCCGTCAAAATCATATCCGCTAACACAAAGCTCGCTTGCAAGCATTAGCGAATTTCTGGGGGCTTGTGAGATTTTATCCATCAACTCAAGCTTTCGTAATTGAACATTTGATGCACTAAGCGTTACCGGATATAAATTTAACTCCGTTAAATTTTGATCAGAAGTCATCAAAACTTAAGCTGCCCTTTGAGTAGTTTGTGACCTTGCTTTCAAAGAAATTTGACTTTTGATCGTTAAATTTAGCAAAGTCATCAACCCATTTTATCGGATGTTTGGCATTGTATTTGCGCTTTAAGCCAATAGCAACCAAGCGTTGATCTACAAGATAATGGATGTATTCTTCGATGATATCGTCGGTAAGACCCATGATTTGATTTTGAGTGATATATCTACCCCATTTTATCTCTAAATTTCCGGCTTTTTCAAACATGTCATAAATTTTTGCTTCAACTTCAGCCGTAAAGAGGTCTGGGCGCTCGGTGCGAACACTGTTTATCATGTTTTGAAAAAGTAGTAAGTGAGTTATCTCATCTCTTTGGATAAAGCGTATCATTTGGGCTGAGCCTAGCATTTTACCGGCACGTGCAAGCGCATATATCGCCGTAAATCCGCTATAAAAATAAATTCCCTCTAAAATTTGGTTTGCCACCATTGCAAGCAATAGCTTTTCATCCGTTACCTCGCCAGCTAACTCCTCATAAACGCTTGAGATATAGTCATTTTTCTCCCTTAAAACCTCGTCGTGCTTTTCCATCTCATAGATAAGGTCGGTATTATCACATATCGCCTCAACCATAACAGCATAAGACTTAGAGTGGTTTGCCTCTTCGTATGCTTGGCGAGCTAGACATGCGTTGATCTCAGGAGCAGTGATGTATGGATTTATATTGTCGGCAAGGTTATTTGTTTGGAAACTATCCATGGAGATTAGTTGGCTCCAAACAAGGTCATACATGCGCTTTTCTGCCTGAGTTAGGTTGTAGGCGTAGTCGCGCACGTCATCAGTAGTATCTACTTCTTTTGGAAACCAGGTGTTTGCCTCCATTAAGTCCCAAAGCTTTAACGCCCATTGATACTTTGCCTTGGTGAAATTTAAGATCCCGTGCGGATTGCCGTTAAATACGCGACGATCTGTCAAGGTTTCATTTGAACTTGGATTATAAATTCGTTTTCTATTCATGTTTTACCTTTAGTTTTTAGGTGATTTTACCCAAAATAAGGTTAAATAAAGTTTGTGACACACACCAAGTTATCTATTTATACGTTTAAAAGTAAGCATAAACCCACTAATCGTCAAAATACAAAATAAAATACAAACAAGCGAAAATATAGCTCTTCCAACCTCGCCAAAAACATCTCCTTGATGAATGCTAAGCACAAATCGACTTACATCTCTTGGAGTTTTAAATTTGCTATCGTTTTTGTTTGGCTCGACTTTTATCTCCGAACTAAATTCCATCAGCTTTCCGTTCTTAGCCACCTTGAAAAATCTCTCATCACCCTTATCATGTCGCACACTATAAATACCGCCTTGCACAACCAGTGTAGTATCGCGTAAATTTGAGTCGTCATAAATTTCATCGATATATTTAAATTTTTCGCTATCTAGCGGATTAAAAGCTCTTTTATGATGCTTGTGGCTCATGCTTGCGGTTTGTAGTCCAAATGCTTTGTTTACGCCATTTTTGATAAATCCGTAAGACCAGTAAAGCCCTGTTAAAGCCATTATGAGCAAAAAAAGTGCACACCACACACCAAGCACACCATGTATCTTGTATAAAAACGCATATCCGCGACTTTTAAAGCTTATGCTCATTGCATTTTTGATACCGCGTCTTAGCAGCGGCATATAAAGCCAAATTCCACTTAATATCAACAGCACAAGGCTTACCGTGCTAATGGCAACTATATGTTTACCGGCAATTCTTGCTGTGTCATTTTGCATAAAAGAAAGGGCTAAATTTCTATGAAGCATAAGCATAAACTGCGCGACTTGCCTAGTCTTATCCTCTTTGATATCGCCCGTGTAGGGGTTGATAAAAAGTGTTTGAAGGGAATTTGTGGTTTGAATTCTTGCTATTAATGCGTCATCTTTAAGGCTTGAGATTTGCATGCTGGCAAAGCCTATTTTTTCATATTTTTTGATAATGTTTTCTAAAATCTCACTTGGCTTTAGCCTTTTTTCATCCAGTGGCTCGACCTTTAAATTTGAGCTATTTACGACGCCAATTATCTCATTTTGATACTGGACAAATACTGCACTAAGCGTGATAATCAACAAGGGTAATGTAGCAAGAAATGACAAAAGCAAGTGGAGATTAAAGACAAATTTATTGCGCCTAAAAAGCATTATACTCCTTTTTGAAAAAGATATTTTATATCAAAAAGGAGTATTATACAATAATAAAAAATTATTTTAAATATTTTTTTTACAAACAGGAGCACTTTTAGTAAGGATATCATGTAAATTTAATCTATCCTTCCTAAAAAAACAAAGCAATAACCCAACCACACTAAAACCGGCGATAGCAAAACAAATATATCGCAAGATGGCGTGAATAAAACCAACCTTGCGCCCAGTAGCTAAATTTATAAGGTAAATTCCTTGCGCCCTATAACCTGGGCTTTGGGCACTTATTGCAAAAAATAGCGATAAAAGCA
This is a stretch of genomic DNA from Campylobacter sp. RM6914. It encodes these proteins:
- a CDS encoding carbon-nitrogen hydrolase family protein — protein: MTSDQNLTELNLYPVTLSASNVQLRKLELMDKISQAPRNSLMLASELCVSGYDFDGFFAGANSAMLPQMLGSFDSILMEELQDALSEDKFLAFTHLKSIQKTDTTKEHEKVSARIFNEFVILNDTQVFHAQSKTKLFRPKLEYEKFSAADESEVKIFEFKGIKVGVLICFELRFIDLWQRLKSAEIILVPAMWGKERKEAFVLLCKALAMVNICYVVVASSLDLEFSGVFLPDGEFKKAQNLTEI
- a CDS encoding EAL domain-containing protein, translating into MLRNVSSMGKFAFSSIIITAFVIMAMLECFNLAHIYSNYQNNISNLKEFFILQEKESIRKEVYETTSKIQSDYDRQYKNFIDAIKHKTLNALNAAREFHKISSSRDEFIKKMREDVTSEDEGYFVYDLSATPFIQSEFHSTKNVSTVVSNIVYNHIDITTTTKKGRNFISHAIVYEPAGVVIGYAKNLDEFNENFTNKTRDYIRSLSNGDSYIFIIDRKNNKIVSGDSEEIQDSSFSLFDEKRRQALYKIGSATRGGNEAFIAYKWLKQDKTITEKISFIKDINLLDWSIGTGIYLDDMHNYLDKQKNIFYSDFGSKLILFTFYLLVVVAVLYMLAVSAKKRVVTSFTTFADFFNNQTDLKRLETDKIKFQELKDIASNINKILDEKDELLDTKNQIQLALNKYKNSLETSNIVFKFNEKNLITFANSAFCDLIGYAKNELIGKPIRSIFIKERNNSKIKEVNEAVLRKSEWEGVLKAQKKNGEICHIKANVVPIETTDAKSKLNFLCICQDLTTFMEHQELMRTELQDPLTKLPTRQMLINKLSKQQGQLFVANFDILKFRQINEYYGLDIGDMVLSEVANIVRKLTKDKNLELYKLESNNFAIVGDKKHWKNDDFYKFCEKAIEYFKTNSVIVENNKFYIDLAFGISSDMQIMTSAIAKEQAKDMNQQIVVFEDKKDELAHNVVLTRAIQKAIEEDKIVLYKQAVIDNSTNTVSKYECLVRMVDDTNNVVLPIDFLAAAKKSNLYKEVTKIVIEKAFAYFAKNNENFGINLTIDDVMDGECLSQIKDQFRKHPGIGERLTIELTKNQEINDFDKINLFIDEVRKFGCKVAIDNFGTGYTNFEYLLKIKTDFIKIDGSIIKNIDHDEHARKIVKLMIELAKTLGIQTVAKYVHSSDVSKMVNSIGVDASQGFYFDMPKPLGA
- a CDS encoding ribonucleotide-diphosphate reductase subunit beta, with protein sequence MNRKRIYNPSSNETLTDRRVFNGNPHGILNFTKAKYQWALKLWDLMEANTWFPKEVDTTDDVRDYAYNLTQAEKRMYDLVWSQLISMDSFQTNNLADNINPYITAPEINACLARQAYEEANHSKSYAVMVEAICDNTDLIYEMEKHDEVLREKNDYISSVYEELAGEVTDEKLLLAMVANQILEGIYFYSGFTAIYALARAGKMLGSAQMIRFIQRDEITHLLLFQNMINSVRTERPDLFTAEVEAKIYDMFEKAGNLEIKWGRYITQNQIMGLTDDIIEEYIHYLVDQRLVAIGLKRKYNAKHPIKWVDDFAKFNDQKSNFFESKVTNYSKGSLSFDDF
- a CDS encoding PepSY-associated TM helix domain-containing protein, with the translated sequence MLFRRNKFVFNLHLLLSFLATLPLLIITLSAVFVQYQNEIIGVVNSSNLKVEPLDEKRLKPSEILENIIKKYEKIGFASMQISSLKDDALIARIQTTNSLQTLFINPYTGDIKEDKTRQVAQFMLMLHRNLALSFMQNDTARIAGKHIVAISTVSLVLLILSGIWLYMPLLRRGIKNAMSISFKSRGYAFLYKIHGVLGVWCALFLLIMALTGLYWSYGFIKNGVNKAFGLQTASMSHKHHKRAFNPLDSEKFKYIDEIYDDSNLRDTTLVVQGGIYSVRHDKGDERFFKVAKNGKLMEFSSEIKVEPNKNDSKFKTPRDVSRFVLSIHQGDVFGEVGRAIFSLVCILFCILTISGFMLTFKRINR
- a CDS encoding protein-L-isoaspartate(D-aspartate) O-methyltransferase; this translates as MNALEEIKCKNLADDIADEIMLTPKLYRAICNTPREIFSPVGAHAYSLNAQPIAGNQWISSPLTVAKMTSALECENIDNVLEIGCGSGYQAAILSNLAHRVFSVERIEKLAMQAKKRFETLKIRNVHVRYDDGNNGWKSYAPYDRILLSAATDEVPQTLFNQLKSGGILVAPIKKADKQYIVQYKKDSDANISEHIFDECLFVSLLTGRE
- a CDS encoding bile acid:sodium symporter family protein, which gives rise to MKALIFPILAIISSALACFMPEIFVGYKGHIITLLVIIMLGMGMTLTFNDFRDIFYKKSALGIGITLQFVVMPIVALGVSMMFGLENELMVGMMLVGTSAGGTASNVITYIAKGDLALSVSMTLCSTLLSIVLMPFLTWLYIGQKVPVPAIDMLIDLIKITLVPLTIGICLNTFAHKFIQKIQKVMPTISMGAIILIIAIIVAANNANIQKVGLLVVLAVMIHNCSGLLFGYFGAKICGFSEKIARTIAIEVGMQNSGLSVALAIKYFSGLSALPGAIFSIWHNISGALLASFWASKTNLAQKSSIKATLL
- a CDS encoding ribonuclease HII — protein: MNKICGIDEAGRGALAGCMAVAACVLKCEIKGLNDSKQLTEKKREELFEQIVANSNFLITYFSNKQIDTLGLSECLRRALNLFKLHFSEYEILYDGNANYGTGIKTMIKADGKISEVSAASILAKVSRDRLMRAWDKIYPSYGYALHKGYGTKAHINAIQNLGENELLRKSFTLKKVENSLFEDTSLY
- a CDS encoding ATP-binding protein, with the protein product MKDLDFFYHLPLKSIKFIARKEFISSAKTLILGYPGSGKTSLILDALDEYKQEEKLYINLKDLRINADTILANLIEFLKENQSIKILAIDNATTQDQMQKLSQISELEKIIISTNNKTLTIPNFRVLHLEYLDYEEFMLFFRKNISPEAFFSHFLAHGTSVANTMVEPSETAQITQNKLRAELSQTNLQIIKECAKKCAETISAHEIYKILKERIKISKDSVYAGLIELENNGFIKFLSKFNEPNAAKKLFFNDFSVRNALNLKKDFNANFSNIVFCELSKFKDEIFYTNEFDFFLTRRKLAIICVPFTDSEIVFLKFKKLHATLKRMNITRLQVISVANAGEITIEGIKCEILPFSRWALGI
- a CDS encoding RDD family protein, producing MPKTKATIAPVYLRFKAFVIDMFIIFMPILYITTYLIMDGKNDFQNSQIAILMCNIAFCLLLSLFFAISAQSPGYRAQGIYLINLATGRKVGFIHAILRYICFAIAGFSVVGLLLCFFRKDRLNLHDILTKSAPVCKKNI